In Sporosarcina sp. PTS2304, a genomic segment contains:
- a CDS encoding class I SAM-dependent methyltransferase: MERKKRSIPKLQDVYQADVLVAGKDRYSFYKRGSAEPLFFHPNSATYRLRRMGKGEVDPLVAATELMRGDSFLDCTLGLGSDAIIAASIVGADGRVEGIEADAVVAFLTEVGLCRFPIDFPLLQDAMARVEVIHSEAVSFLKSCRSNSRDVVFLDPMFTTPIEEASNFEVLREVGADFHVTEEWVTEALRVCRRRVVLKDHYESPVFERFGFVQQIRPYTKVHYGVLEK; the protein is encoded by the coding sequence GTGGAACGAAAGAAGCGGTCTATTCCGAAGTTGCAGGACGTCTATCAAGCGGATGTTCTAGTAGCGGGGAAGGACCGCTATTCGTTTTATAAGAGGGGTAGTGCGGAGCCGTTGTTTTTTCATCCGAATTCGGCGACGTATCGGTTGAGGCGAATGGGTAAAGGTGAAGTGGATCCGTTGGTTGCGGCAACGGAACTCATGCGAGGCGATTCGTTTTTGGATTGTACGCTCGGTCTTGGTTCGGATGCGATTATTGCGGCTAGTATTGTGGGCGCAGATGGTCGAGTGGAAGGAATCGAGGCGGATGCGGTGGTGGCATTTTTAACGGAGGTTGGCTTGTGCCGCTTTCCGATTGATTTTCCTCTGCTGCAGGATGCGATGGCGCGCGTGGAAGTAATTCATTCGGAAGCTGTGTCGTTTTTGAAGAGTTGTCGGAGTAATTCGCGAGATGTGGTGTTTTTGGATCCGATGTTTACGACGCCGATTGAAGAGGCTTCTAATTTTGAAGTGCTGCGTGAGGTTGGCGCGGACTTCCATGTGACTGAGGAATGGGTGACGGAGGCGTTGCGGGTATGTAGGCGCCGTGTCGTGTTGAAGGATCATTATGAGTCACCGGTTTTCGAGCGATTTGGTTTTGTGCAGCAAATCCGTCCGTATACGAAAGTGCATTATGGTGTGCTTGAGAAATAA
- a CDS encoding YpjP family protein codes for MKQWLQRLMIASVAVLTLGAITPSHEIWLSFQDKDEPNETDARSGDTQYSLAIEETADDLVALPTYLEDQQLVDHARVLAYEKFGTRIGPKIQDEFDTEIFPRIEAVIQTTIHNAADRRLAITEQPSGDYAEKIFHVYDKTAEQDLIRFHVRTEKRPIDGYFYNFHYHTAEDGFVAHHTVGDIYWSKNTPPKWLS; via the coding sequence ATGAAGCAGTGGTTGCAGCGGTTGATGATTGCGTCGGTGGCTGTGTTGACACTTGGGGCGATTACGCCGAGTCATGAGATTTGGCTGAGTTTTCAAGATAAGGATGAGCCGAATGAGACGGATGCGCGAAGTGGGGATACGCAATATTCGCTGGCGATTGAAGAAACCGCTGATGATTTAGTTGCGCTGCCGACGTATTTGGAAGATCAGCAGTTGGTGGATCATGCGAGGGTATTAGCGTATGAGAAGTTCGGGACGCGTATTGGTCCGAAGATTCAGGACGAGTTTGATACAGAGATTTTCCCTCGAATCGAAGCAGTGATTCAGACGACTATACATAATGCTGCAGACCGACGTCTTGCGATCACGGAACAACCTTCAGGCGATTACGCGGAAAAGATTTTCCATGTGTATGATAAAACGGCGGAGCAAGATCTGATCCGTTTCCATGTACGTACGGAAAAGCGCCCGATCGATGGGTATTTTTATAATTTCCATTACCATACGGCGGAAGATGGGTTTGTGGCGCATCATACCGTTGGGGATATTTATTGGTCGAAGAATACGCCGCCGAAATGGCTTTCATAA
- a CDS encoding BrxA/BrxB family bacilliredoxin encodes MNAYDEYMRGIITPMREELTNAGFTELTTAESVDETLKNLKGSALIVINSVCGCAAGLARPAVREAVAEVKPDHLLTVFAGQDKEATEALRAHFPEIPPSSPSVAIWDNGKLVYFVPREQIENFQKEQIKDHLVDVLTNVVGQ; translated from the coding sequence ATGAACGCATACGATGAATACATGCGCGGGATCATAACACCCATGCGCGAAGAACTAACAAATGCAGGTTTCACAGAACTCACAACAGCTGAATCCGTAGACGAGACACTTAAAAACCTAAAAGGCTCAGCGCTAATCGTGATCAATTCAGTCTGTGGCTGTGCAGCGGGACTTGCACGCCCAGCGGTACGTGAAGCAGTGGCGGAAGTGAAGCCGGATCATTTACTAACGGTATTTGCAGGACAGGATAAGGAGGCGACGGAGGCGTTGCGTGCGCATTTCCCGGAGATTCCACCGAGTTCACCTTCTGTGGCGATTTGGGATAATGGGAAGTTGGTCTACTTTGTTCCGCGTGAGCAGATTGAGAACTTCCAGAAAGAGCAAATTAAAGATCATCTCGTTGATGTATTGACGAATGTTGTCGGTCAGTGA
- a CDS encoding AbiJ-NTD4 domain-containing protein: MTFFSQRYGYKNVRDFFQIEGIDTALKTGLWNAMQKTCFQGDYNLNSSYGEKSSYKRLLDLSDTLWINFFKERINEFPSTWESFERHTERYFFEIAKWYEIYDLIEFIAKQKYDYNSFKEKINNELEKEMSGYRLVGYDITPIVEEIEIQSIEEAINNKKLKHVSIHIESALSLLSDRSNPSYRNSIKESISAVEGVAKLITSESKAELKNALDKLNKLLEIPLHGALKSGFEKIYGYTSDGDGIRHSLTEDENVSSEDAKFMIVACSAFVNYLISKAELAAIEM, translated from the coding sequence ATGACATTTTTTTCGCAAAGATATGGGTATAAAAATGTAAGAGATTTTTTTCAAATTGAAGGTATCGATACTGCTCTGAAAACTGGTCTTTGGAATGCTATGCAAAAAACATGCTTTCAAGGTGATTATAATTTAAATTCATCTTACGGAGAAAAGTCTAGCTATAAAAGACTACTAGACTTATCTGATACCCTATGGATCAATTTTTTTAAGGAGAGAATTAATGAATTCCCATCTACTTGGGAAAGTTTTGAGAGGCACACTGAGCGCTATTTTTTTGAGATTGCAAAGTGGTATGAAATATACGACCTTATAGAGTTCATAGCTAAACAGAAGTATGATTATAATTCATTTAAAGAAAAAATAAATAATGAATTGGAAAAAGAAATGTCTGGATATAGGCTTGTTGGATACGATATAACTCCAATAGTTGAAGAAATTGAAATTCAATCAATTGAAGAAGCAATCAATAATAAAAAACTTAAGCATGTTTCAATTCACATAGAGAGTGCATTAAGTTTACTATCTGATAGGTCGAATCCGAGTTATCGAAATTCAATCAAAGAATCCATAAGCGCTGTTGAAGGTGTTGCAAAACTTATTACATCTGAAAGTAAAGCAGAGTTAAAAAATGCATTAGATAAGTTGAACAAGTTATTAGAGATACCACTTCATGGGGCTTTAAAATCTGGTTTCGAAAAAATATACGGTTACACCAGTGATGGGGATGGGATTAGACACTCTCTTACAGAAGATGAAAACGTTTCTTCTGAAGATGCAAAATTTATGATCGTAGCTTGTTCTGCTTTTGTTAATTATTTAATATCTAAAGCGGAACTTGCGGCAATAGAAATGTGA
- a CDS encoding response regulator transcription factor, translating into MNENKRILLIEDDPEISKLLSVILTTESIETISAYSGTEGLLQLQAARFDLIILDLMLPGKSGEELIEEIRAESSIPIIVISAKVDIEDKVNVLKMGADDYITKPFHPQEVLARVEVQLRKSNLHQLATTNIVWRELTLHTDKLAVSLGEQELQLTNAEFDILSLFMKNPERAFSKKSIYEEIWKGTYFGDDNTISVHVSNIRKKLAEHTSDEYIQTIWGIGFMLV; encoded by the coding sequence ATGAATGAAAATAAAAGAATTTTACTTATTGAAGACGATCCAGAAATCAGTAAGCTACTCAGTGTCATTTTAACAACAGAAAGTATAGAAACGATTTCCGCTTATTCGGGAACGGAAGGTTTGTTGCAGTTGCAAGCGGCTCGTTTTGACTTAATTATATTGGACTTAATGTTGCCAGGGAAAAGCGGTGAGGAATTGATAGAAGAGATTCGAGCGGAAAGTTCGATCCCGATCATTGTGATTTCGGCAAAGGTAGATATTGAGGATAAAGTGAATGTATTGAAGATGGGAGCGGATGATTATATAACGAAGCCGTTTCATCCACAAGAGGTGCTAGCGAGAGTGGAAGTTCAGTTGCGAAAGTCGAATCTTCATCAACTAGCTACTACGAATATTGTTTGGCGCGAATTGACTTTACATACAGATAAACTGGCAGTGTCTTTAGGCGAACAGGAACTGCAGTTGACCAATGCTGAATTTGATATTTTGTCTTTATTCATGAAAAATCCAGAGCGTGCGTTTTCGAAAAAGTCTATTTACGAAGAGATTTGGAAAGGGACGTACTTTGGAGATGATAATACGATCAGTGTGCATGTGTCGAATATCCGCAAGAAACTGGCTGAACATACTTCTGATGAATATATTCAAACGATTTGGGGGATTGGATTCATGCTTGTGTAA